One window from the genome of Mastacembelus armatus chromosome 18, fMasArm1.2, whole genome shotgun sequence encodes:
- the LOC113141101 gene encoding butyrophilin-like protein 2 has product MVCWILLLISLTPFTWGTFVVNVTQSSYQAEENHDITLDWTFTTPAHMSRSAVSIFCQLLTEDKVPVLFHLCEGVEVPESQDKRFSGRVQFDKDVLREGRVRLHVSRLRTEDSGLYWCDVKTDDGADYNTCRLKVTAAADEPEPQRPKESPEPESWGRIGPYVGLGLTAAAVVTLLVKLCFTSSILLNLLMCQ; this is encoded by the exons atggtctgctggatcctgctgctcatcagcctgaccccctttacctggg gaacatttgtagtgaatgtgacacagagctcctatcaggcagaggagaaccacgacatcacactggactggaccttcacaaCCCCAGCTCACATGTCTCGCTCAGCAGTTTCCATCTTCTGTCAACTGTTAACTGAGGACAAAGTCCCAGTCCTGTTTCATCTATGTGAGGGTgttgaggtcccagagtctcaggacaaacggttttcaggacgagtccagtttgacaaagacgtcctcagagaaggacgagtcagacttcatgtgtccagactcaggactgaggactctggtCTGTACTGGTGTGATGTGAAGACAGATGATGGTGCAGACTATAACACCTGTCGCCTCAAAgtcacag cagctgctgatgaaccTGAACCTCAGAGACCAAAAGAGAGTCCAGAACCAGAGAGTTGGGGAAGGATCGGTCCCTACGTTGGACTGGGACTGACGGCAGCAGCAGTTGTCACTTTACTGGTCAAACTCTGCTTCACCTCAAGTATTTTACTGAACCTGCTGATGTGTCAGTAA
- the LOC113140891 gene encoding uncharacterized protein LOC113140891 isoform X4 — MVCWILLLISLTPFTWGTFVVNVTQSSYQAEENHDITLDWTFTTTAHMSLSALYIFCHLLTEDKDPVLFHLHEGVEVPESQDKQFSGRVQFDKDVLREGRVRLHVSRLRTEDSGLYLCSVETDDGRDYNTCHLNVTAVRDWSEPEREPERPDAAGWRWIVLICGLGLTAAAAAAAGLTVCYCWFKKTQTG, encoded by the exons atg gtctgctggatcctgctgctcatcagcctgaccccctttacctggg gaacatttgtagtgaatgtgacacagagctcctatcaggcagaggagaaccacgacatcacactggactggaccttcacaaccacagctcacatgtctctctcagcaCTTTACATCTTCTGTCACCTGTTAACTGAGGACAAAGACCCAGTCCTGTTTCATCTACATGAGGGTgttgaggtcccagagtctcaggacaaacagttttcaggacgagtccagtttgacaaagacgtcctcagagaaggacgagtcagacttcatgtgtccagactcaggactgaggactctggtCTGTACCTGTGTTCAGTGGAGACAGATGATGGTAGAGACTATAACACCTGTCACCTCAACgtcacag CAGTGAGGGACTGGTCTGAACCTGAGAGAGAACCTGAGAGACCAGACGCAGCAGGTTGGAGATGGATCGTCCTCATCTGTGGActgggactgacagcagcagcagcagcagcagctggactgactgtgtgttactgttggtTCAAAAAGACTCAGACTGGATGA
- the LOC113140771 gene encoding uncharacterized protein LOC113140771, producing the protein MVCWILLLISLTPFTWGTFVVNVTQSSYQAEENHDITLDWTFTTTAHMSLSAVYIFCQLLTEDKGPTVFHLHEGVEVPESQDKQFSGRVQFDKDVLREGRVRLHVSRLRTEDSGVYWCDVKTDDGTNYNSCHVNVTAARDWSEPEREPERPDAAGWRWIVLICGLGLTAAAAAAAGLTVCYCWFKKTQTGKKDIILESRRRNGTNYISGSTSEEPVRSTESDQP; encoded by the exons atggtctgctggatcctgctgctcatcagcctgaccccctttacctggg gaacatttgtagtgaatgtgacacagagctcctatcaggcagaggagaaccacgacatcacactggactggaccttcacaaccacagctcacatgtctctctcagcagtttACATCTTCTGTCAACTGTTAACTGAGGACAAAGGCCCAACCGTGTTTCATCTACATGAGGGTgttgaggtcccagagtctcaggacaaacagttttcaggacgagtccagtttgacaaagacgtcctcagagaaggacgagtcagacttcatgtgtccagactcaggactgaggactctggtGTGTACTGGTGTGATGTGAAGACAGATGATGGTACAAACTATAACAGCTGTCACGTCAACgtcacag CAGCGAGGGACTGGTCTGAACCTGAGAGAGAACCTGAGAGACCAGACGCAGCAGGTTGGAGATGGATCGTCCTCATCTGTGGActgggactgacagcagcagcagcagcagcagctggactgactgtgtgttactgttggtTCAAAAAGACtcagactggaaaaaaagatATAATTTTAGAGTCCAGACGTAGAAATGGAACAAATTACATCTCAGGTTCTACATCAGAGGAACCAGTTCGTTCAACAGAATCAGACCAACCCTAA
- the LOC113125350 gene encoding uncharacterized protein LOC113125350, whose protein sequence is MNRTHLQSHRPGNKDSAVTQLNRETFFLREDKRTSRAATQEGRGFDFLSPGTDLRSDLTSAGVKMEATPTVFPPEEVEVESGVESVQLPFITTADLPEDITVKWMKLENDKVKGEMVHVYQNGSDQLEEQHGFYRTRTEMNEDLLTTGDLSLTLKHLTVTDTNTFICKVYREGRVWKEKEVKLSIRVPQVEVESGAESVQLPFRTGADLSGDVRVEWKDSWKNRKVHVYQNGSDRPEEQDEFYRNRTEMNEDLLRTGDLTLTLRHPRSLNGNIRTFTCKVYIQQQEVKVESGAESVQLPQCFCHKVAPVSPDKLQKLQIEKME, encoded by the exons ATGAACAGGACTCACCTTCAGTCACACAGACCAGGAAACAAAGACTCAGCAGTGACGCAG CTGAACAGAGAAACCTTCTTCTTGCGTGAGGACAAACGGACGAGCAGAGCAGCCACACAAGAAGGACGAGGGTTTGACTTCCTGTCACCAGGAACTGATCTGAGATCAGACCTCACGTCGGCGGGTGTGAAGATGGAGGCCACGCCTACGGTCT tcccaccggaggaggtggaggtggaatcaggggtggagtctgtccagctgcccttcataaccacagctgacctgcctgaagacaTCACAGTGAAGTGGATGAAGCTAGAGAACGACAAAGTAAAAGGTGAGAtggtccatgtgtatcagaaCGGCTCTGACCAACTTGAAGAACAGCACGGGTTTtacagaaccagaacagagatgaatgaAGACCTGCTGAcaactggagacctcagtctgaccctgaaacatctaacagtcacagacacaaacaccttcatCTGCAaagtctacagggagggaagagtctgGAAGGAGAAAGAAGTGAAGCTCTCGATCAGAG tcccacaggtggaggtggaatcaggggcggagtctgtccagctgcccttcagaACCGGAGCTGACCTGTCTGGAGACGTCAGAGTGGAGTGGAAGGACAGCTGGAagaacaggaaggtccatgtgtatcagaacggctctgaccgacctgaagaacaggacgagttttacagaaacagaacagagatgaatgaagacctgctgagaactggagacctcacTCTGACCCTGAGACATCCAAGAAGCTTAAATGGAAACATAAGAACCTTCACCTGCAAAGTCTACA tccaaCAGCAGGAGGTGaaggtggaatcaggggcggagtctgtccagct TCCTCAGTGTTTCTGCCACAAGGTGGCGCCAGTTTCACCTGATAAACTCCAGAAACTGCAGATTGAGAAAATGGAGTAA
- the LOC113140891 gene encoding uncharacterized protein LOC113140891 isoform X1: protein MQLLKSVLYFWSFPVRQKTKEKMVCWILLLISLTPFTWGTFVVNVTQSSYQAEENHDITLDWTFTTTAHMSLSALYIFCHLLTEDKDPVLFHLHEGVEVPESQDKQFSGRVQFDKDVLREGRVRLHVSRLRTEDSGLYLCSVETDDGRDYNTCHLNVTAVRDWSEPEREPERPDAAGWRWIVLICGLGLTAAAAAAAGLTVCYCWFKKTQTG, encoded by the exons ATGCAGCTACTGAAGTCTGTCCTTTATTTTTGGTCCTTTCCTGTCAGACAGAAGACAAAG gagaagatggtctgctggatcctgctgctcatcagcctgaccccctttacctggg gaacatttgtagtgaatgtgacacagagctcctatcaggcagaggagaaccacgacatcacactggactggaccttcacaaccacagctcacatgtctctctcagcaCTTTACATCTTCTGTCACCTGTTAACTGAGGACAAAGACCCAGTCCTGTTTCATCTACATGAGGGTgttgaggtcccagagtctcaggacaaacagttttcaggacgagtccagtttgacaaagacgtcctcagagaaggacgagtcagacttcatgtgtccagactcaggactgaggactctggtCTGTACCTGTGTTCAGTGGAGACAGATGATGGTAGAGACTATAACACCTGTCACCTCAACgtcacag CAGTGAGGGACTGGTCTGAACCTGAGAGAGAACCTGAGAGACCAGACGCAGCAGGTTGGAGATGGATCGTCCTCATCTGTGGActgggactgacagcagcagcagcagcagcagctggactgactgtgtgttactgttggtTCAAAAAGACTCAGACTGGATGA
- the LOC113140891 gene encoding uncharacterized protein LOC113140891 isoform X2 produces the protein MQLLKSVLYFWSFPVRQKTKEKMVCWILLLISLTPFTWGTFVVNVTQSSYQAEENHDITLDWTFTTTAHMSLSALYIFCHLLTEDKDPVLFHLHEGVEVPESQDKQFSGRVQFDKDVLREGRVRLHVSRLRTEDSGLYLCSVETDDGRDYNTCHLNVTVRDWSEPEREPERPDAAGWRWIVLICGLGLTAAAAAAAGLTVCYCWFKKTQTG, from the exons ATGCAGCTACTGAAGTCTGTCCTTTATTTTTGGTCCTTTCCTGTCAGACAGAAGACAAAG gagaagatggtctgctggatcctgctgctcatcagcctgaccccctttacctggg gaacatttgtagtgaatgtgacacagagctcctatcaggcagaggagaaccacgacatcacactggactggaccttcacaaccacagctcacatgtctctctcagcaCTTTACATCTTCTGTCACCTGTTAACTGAGGACAAAGACCCAGTCCTGTTTCATCTACATGAGGGTgttgaggtcccagagtctcaggacaaacagttttcaggacgagtccagtttgacaaagacgtcctcagagaaggacgagtcagacttcatgtgtccagactcaggactgaggactctggtCTGTACCTGTGTTCAGTGGAGACAGATGATGGTAGAGACTATAACACCTGTCACCTCAACgtcacag TGAGGGACTGGTCTGAACCTGAGAGAGAACCTGAGAGACCAGACGCAGCAGGTTGGAGATGGATCGTCCTCATCTGTGGActgggactgacagcagcagcagcagcagcagctggactgactgtgtgttactgttggtTCAAAAAGACTCAGACTGGATGA
- the LOC113140891 gene encoding uncharacterized protein LOC113140891 isoform X3 codes for MVCWILLLISLTPFTWGTFVVNVTQSSYQAEENHDITLDWTFTTTAHMSLSALYIFCHLLTEDKDPVLFHLHEGVEVPESQDKQFSGRVQFDKDVLREGRVRLHVSRLRTEDSGLYLCSVETDDGRDYNTCHLNVTAVRDWSEPEREPERPDAAGWRWIVLICGLGLTAAAAAAAGLTVCYCWFKKTQTG; via the exons atggtctgctggatcctgctgctcatcagcctgaccccctttacctggg gaacatttgtagtgaatgtgacacagagctcctatcaggcagaggagaaccacgacatcacactggactggaccttcacaaccacagctcacatgtctctctcagcaCTTTACATCTTCTGTCACCTGTTAACTGAGGACAAAGACCCAGTCCTGTTTCATCTACATGAGGGTgttgaggtcccagagtctcaggacaaacagttttcaggacgagtccagtttgacaaagacgtcctcagagaaggacgagtcagacttcatgtgtccagactcaggactgaggactctggtCTGTACCTGTGTTCAGTGGAGACAGATGATGGTAGAGACTATAACACCTGTCACCTCAACgtcacag CAGTGAGGGACTGGTCTGAACCTGAGAGAGAACCTGAGAGACCAGACGCAGCAGGTTGGAGATGGATCGTCCTCATCTGTGGActgggactgacagcagcagcagcagcagcagctggactgactgtgtgttactgttggtTCAAAAAGACTCAGACTGGATGA